The DNA segment CGACAAGCCCCGGGATCTGCTCAAACGGTTTTTTCTCTTTGATTTCAAAACTGTTAAGAACCTGCGGAAACAAATCTATTATCCCGGCGAGCTCAGAAAGCCGTTTCCCCTTTCTTTTCATTATGCCCAGAATCTGAAGCGAGGCCAGTAAGCCGTCTCCCGTTGTCGAGTGGTCAAGAAACAGCAGGTGACCCGATTTCTCGCCTCCCAGGTTTGCTCCCAGTTCTCTCATTGCCTCTACCACGTACCTGTCTCCCACGCGGGTTCTCTCAAGTCTGAGGCCTTTTGCATTGAGGTAGTTCTCAAGGGCCATGTTGCTCATATGGGTAGCCACCACGGTGTCCGTTGCCAGGGTGCCGGTTTCAAGCATTTCGGATGAGCAGATCGCAAGCACATGGTCGCCGTCAACCTCATTTCCGTTTTCATCGCAGAAAACCACCCTGTCCGCGTCTCCGTCAAGCGCTATTCCTATGTCGGAACCGCTTCGCACTACTTCTTCGCAGAGTATTTCGGGGCGCAGGCTTCCGCAGTCAACGTTTATGTTCGTTCCGTTCGGCTCAGTGCCGATCGTGATCACCTCGGCCCCAAGTTCCTCGAAGATTATGGGTGCGACCTTGTACGCGGCTCCGTTGGCGCAGTCAACCACGATCTTCACCCCATCGAGCGTAAGATCATCAGGGAAGGTGTTTTTGAGAAACACTATGTAGCGTCCGACCGCGTCCTCGATTCTTTTCGCCTTTCCCGTCAGGGGAGGGGGGCTTAACTGTTTTTCTCCGAGAACCATGTTCTCTATTTCAGCCTCCGTTGTGTCCGGGAGCTTGAAGCCCGTGGAATCGAATATCTTTATTCCGTTATCGGTGTAGGGATTGTGTGACGCGGAGATGACCACGCCGGCCGTGGCTCTCATGTTTGAAGTGATAAAGGCTATCGCCGGAGTGGGCAGGGGACCAACGAGCAGTACGTCGGCTCCCATGGACGTTATGCCCGAGGCTATTGCCTGTTCGAAGACATAGCCTGAAAGGCGGGTGTCTTTGCCGACGAGTATCTTCACGTGGCCGCCCGTTTTCCCGGACAGATATTTTGTGAGCGCTTTTCCGAGGGCAAGCGATACCTCGGGGGTCATTGGATAGGTGTTGGTAACCCCTCTTATTCCATCGGTTCCAAAAATCTTTCTTTCGGGAAATTCAGATGCGGACTTTTTCATGATTTACGTCTCGGGGGATTCTTCTGGGGGAGGCGGTTTGACCCTGACCCTGACACTCGTCGGAGAGGTCTTCGTAAGTTTCAGCAGGTCTGAATTTGGATACTGAACTTTTACCCTGAGTCTTTTCACCCTGCTCTCGCCCATCTCTGCCCCGTCTATGAAAACTTTGACATCATTGCTCGTAAGGTCGTTGATGGTCTTGTAGGGGCCGTTGAATACCAATGTGGCCTTAAGCTCGGGAGTTGTAGTGTATTCAAGTTCTCCGAAATTCCGGGGAACTATGTCGACGTCCCGAAACTCCTTGGACAGTATTATCTCTTTTATGTAAACCGTTACGTTCACGTGATCGCCTTCGAGGACTTCCATGTACTGGGATGGCAGCTGCAGCTGCACCGGCGCCGTGAACTCGGCTTTTTCGCCTTCAAGCTTTATTTTCGCCGTTTCTATGCTTTCCAGCTTGCCAAGCTGCGAAGCGGGCCCTTTTACCTTTACGAATTGCGGGACGATCTTTAATTTCTTCGATATCTCGTAGCCGGAGTCCGGTTCTCCGAGCACGGGTTTCACTTTGAATCTTTTCGTCACAAGCATGTCTATGTTAAGAGAGAGCTTCGAGGGCCTCGCAGCGACTATATCGATTCCTCTGGGAACTATCTGCGATGCCGCGCGCTTTAAGTCTATTTTAAGAACACCCCGTTCCGTTTTCTGCAGGTCAACGGGAATTGACTTGTTCGAGAAGGCAAATGAAGAGAGCAGGTTTCTCGCTCCCCTGAGAGAGAGGTCAACATTTTCGGGGGCATTGTTCACGATAATAAGGTCTTCAGGCAGGCCACTCAGGTGAAGCGGAATCCTGACGTCCCTTTCCACGTCAAGTTCGAAGTTCGTAAATGCCCAGAGAATTACCGCCAGCGCGAGTGCGATTGTTTTTTTTGTAAGACCTTGAAAGAAAGGTTTTTTCTCCATCAGGCTTTTCCTGCCTGGCCTGCTTTTATGCTGCTCAGGCTCTCGGTGGTAAGTTCGGAAACCAGACTCGGCTTAAGCAATTTATCGTTAGCGATTCTTTTAAGTTCTCCGTCCGCCGCCAGCGAGATCTTCCCCGTTTCCTCGGACACGATTACAACGACAGCGTCAGTCTCGTTGGAGAGCTTTATTGCCGCCCTGTGCCTTGTTCCAAGCTCCGTTCCCAGTTCAAGGTCCGTACTGATCGGGAAAAAGCACCCGGCTGAAACAATAACGTCGTCTTTGACTATCACTCCTCCGTCGTGAAGGGGGGACGCCGGGTTGAAAATGGTTATAAGCATCTCGCTTGATAAGCTGGCGTTAATGGGTCTTCCGGGAAACACTCTTAGGCTCTCCTGCCTTTCAATGGCTATCAGGGCTCCGATTTTCCTTGAAGAGAGAAAAGAGCAGGCATCCCCCAGCTCTTCTATCATTGCTTCGTTTGCGGCATGTTTTGCGAGACTGAAGAGAAGAGGTTTTTTCCCTATGTTCGCAAGCCCTCTCCTTATGTCATCCTGGAAGAGAATTATTATTATGAGGATAGCGAAGCCGAGAAAGTGGGTAAGCACCCAGTTGAGCGTGAAAAACCCCCATTTCCTCGAGGCGAAGTAAAGAACTGCCATAGCCACGAGTCCTACCAGGATCTGCGAGCTTCTGGTTCCCTCTATGGCCTTCAGTACGTAGAAAAATATTATGGCGACGATCAGGATATCCAGACTGTCGGAAAAGAATCGAAAGTTCTGTATGGTAGAATCTGTCATA comes from the Candidatus Dadabacteria bacterium genome and includes:
- a CDS encoding phosphoglucosamine mutase, which gives rise to MKKSASEFPERKIFGTDGIRGVTNTYPMTPEVSLALGKALTKYLSGKTGGHVKILVGKDTRLSGYVFEQAIASGITSMGADVLLVGPLPTPAIAFITSNMRATAGVVISASHNPYTDNGIKIFDSTGFKLPDTTEAEIENMVLGEKQLSPPPLTGKAKRIEDAVGRYIVFLKNTFPDDLTLDGVKIVVDCANGAAYKVAPIIFEELGAEVITIGTEPNGTNINVDCGSLRPEILCEEVVRSGSDIGIALDGDADRVVFCDENGNEVDGDHVLAICSSEMLETGTLATDTVVATHMSNMALENYLNAKGLRLERTRVGDRYVVEAMRELGANLGGEKSGHLLFLDHSTTGDGLLASLQILGIMKRKGKRLSELAGIIDLFPQVLNSFEIKEKKPFEQIPGLVEVVRESEKILGDKGRINLRYSGTELLVRVMVEGEDETLINGIASRVSSVISENIGTGNL
- a CDS encoding TIGR00159 family protein; translated protein: MTDSTIQNFRFFSDSLDILIVAIIFFYVLKAIEGTRSSQILVGLVAMAVLYFASRKWGFFTLNWVLTHFLGFAILIIIILFQDDIRRGLANIGKKPLLFSLAKHAANEAMIEELGDACSFLSSRKIGALIAIERQESLRVFPGRPINASLSSEMLITIFNPASPLHDGGVIVKDDVIVSAGCFFPISTDLELGTELGTRHRAAIKLSNETDAVVVIVSEETGKISLAADGELKRIANDKLLKPSLVSELTTESLSSIKAGQAGKA